Part of the Nothobranchius furzeri strain GRZ-AD chromosome 2, NfurGRZ-RIMD1, whole genome shotgun sequence genome, GACACCAGTTAAATGGGTTTCAATTTATTTAAGCTGACCAGAATAAAACTGGACAAAatggcttatttttttaaatataaagaaCATTTTTGCTGCAGTTTACCAAATTCTTACTGTTCATTACAACCCACTGATatattatttttcttttactgATGATTAAAATAACACTTTATGCAGCATCAAGAGTGCAAAAACAGTCCAGTGAGTCGACATAATCGACGAGGTGGACCACCAACTTTTTAAACTACTTTCATTTACCATCTCATACTATTACAGCCTTTATTTAGCAGACACAAAATAAAACTGTTTTTCATCTAACAATAAATCATTCCTGTTTGTTTTCTTAATTGCTAAAATCATTCTGAACTAAGAAATCTGTAACATGTTCAAATGAAGGCATAAAGGACTTATTAGCTGATAAATGGTGGTAAATTGGCTTTTTCCCACTGCATTTCTGTGCAGCCTCTCTGAAGTTAATCCCCTATCTCCTTACTAAAGCTGCTCACATCCAGTCAGCATTATCTGTGTGTATATTGTAGGACACGGGGAGATTTTAGTGTTTTGTGTTAGGAAGGGGGACAGCATGGGAATGTGGCTTTCCAACGTTTAGAAAAATCAGTTAGCTATCCATCACACAAGGCTCAGGTTACACTAACATGCAGGTTCCACACTGCTGGTCACTGCTCTCCTGACAGGACTGTTTTCTGTCAGGATTTATGGTCTTACTTTCCCTTTCTCGTGTTTTCCCTGCTAATCAGGGTCAGGGTGCGGGTAAGTGGGTTCCATAAACCAAACAGTCCCCAAAAAATATGCACATGAAGCTGTAATCCTAAAACTTTTTATTAATATCAAAAACACGACATAACAGCATGAAGCACGCCTTACAAATTCATTAATGACATGGAAAGTTGAGCCAACAAACCAACAATCATGCATAACAAACCACAAAACATGAATTTATATACATTTACCACCTGTATATTACACTCCCAGACTGTAAAATAATCCCATTATTTTAATGTAGCACTACCATACCATGTATACTTTTTAGGTGTATACTTTATAGAGAAGTGGCCATGTTGACAACAACAGTGAAATTTAACTACCTCTGAATGTGCTGCCTGTGCGCTGAAAGGGCGATACCATCAATCACGCATAGCCGTGTGGTGTCAGCAGATGGCTCTTAGCTTCGGTTAATATTGAGTCAGATCTGATAGAGGCTAGCTTAAGttgaaataaaagctgacaaggaTCTGAAAGCGAGGCTAAAACAGTCTCAGTGGCTGCTGATCGGAGGCCTGACTCAGCGGTTTCTGTGGGAATTGGAGGAGCTTTACTCGACTGTCACACGCTACGGTGATCTCAACTGTCTCTGTCAGCGCAAACGTACTTTTTCCCCCTCTTTGTGTATTGTCTTTCACAGCACAACACCTCTTAAAATAAAGTAACACCAGACATTAAATGTTTACTTTCAACAGTCTTTCTAAACATATCCCCTCTCCCCGTTTTTAGACCTCTGTGCCCTCTCGATGGTAGATGATTCCTGTAGAGCCGAGTGCAGGGTAGAAATGCCCACTGGAGCCACTGTACTGGCTCACGATGGGGCTTGAGTAACTTAGAGATGAATGGGTGGGTGAAGAGGAGTGCGCAGGTGGAGTCAGCATTTGTGGTACCCACTCCGGGACACCTGAGTTGGGGGAGTAGTTGCTGAAGCTTCCTGGCTGTGTGGATCTGTGAGGCCCATCTAAAGGAAGGTTGATCTGAAGCGGCCTGCTCAACCCATCACCTCCCACCTCATTTGATCCTCCTGTAGAAACTGTGGACATCTCAGACAAGAAGCTGCTGAGACACGGTGTGGAGCCTGACAGAGAGGGGGAGGGAATTCTGTCCGCTGTTGGAGACATGTTGAGGGCAGGGTGTTTGGGGCTGCCTCGCTCGCTGTCTCCTGACTCTGGAGCCCCCGAGCTGCCATCACCACCAGCGAGAGAATCagactttctttttcttttgcggCGGAAGTTTCCGTTGTCGAACATCTTCTCGCAGTTAGGGTCAAGTGTCCAGTAGTTGCCTTTACCTATAGGGCGGGATTCAGATTAGATTTAGAATAAATTAAATCGCTTGCGCAAGCACTTGTTTGCTAAAGAGAATGAAAGAAACGTGCCACAacttaaaaatctaaatgtattACCTGGATCATCCTCATCTCGTGGCACTTTCTTGAAGCAGTCATTGAGTGACAGGTTGTGTCTGATGGAGTTCTGCCAGCCCGCTTTGCTCTTGTTGTAGAAAGGGAAGTTATCGGCGACATACTGGTAAATCTGACTCAGGGTCAGTCTCTTGTCTGGTGCTCCGTGGATAGCCATGGCAATGAGAGCAGAGTAAGAATAAGGAGGCCTGACCAGTTTCATCAGATCTTCTTGTGAGGGGAGTGAGAACCAGCTCAGCTCTCCTCCTGGACCCccaggtccagctggacccaggtaAGGCCTCTGCATGCCATAGTGTTGAGGCACAAAGGGAGGGCCGGGGTTGCCGGGCGGGCCAGGAGAAGACAAATACGACGACGTGTTGATGCCAGAGCTGTTGAACCAAAGGTAAGGGTTTGGCGATGAGGTGGTGTAGTCGCTCAGGTCGTATGAGGTCGGAGTGGTACGCTGAGGACTCGGTAAGGAGGGAGGAGGGTAGTAGCAGTCACCGTACATGCTGAGCTCAGGGGGCTCCTGGCCCACGTTCGGAAACTGTGGGCCACACCGAGGAGGAGACTGGCCCTGGCTCTCAAAAGAAGACATCTCACCTCTCAGCCTCTTCTGAAGCGTTTGCTTCTGGTTGTCCTTCCTTTGGGTGATATTTAGCAGTGCACGAAAGGATTTCCCCCCACTCCTTATAACGCGTTTGATTTTCAGCTCATCCGAGCGATTCTCTCTGAACTTAAAAACCGTAGGCTACTCTTCTTGGCTTCTTTCTGGTCCGTTTGCCCTTGCTCTATGTCAAGATGTCACCTGTTACACCTGCTTTATCTACTCCCATGGGAACGCCCCTTGTCAAATTTGATTGGCTGTTTTCTCAGGTGAGACATCTTTCCATTTCTTTCTCCTTTTTTCCTGTTGTCAGCTAGTTCAGTCCCCTGGAGGGTTTTATTCTCTGTCATATAAATAATTTTCCATTCAAGCCATTAGTCAGTCACTATTGTAGCTTAGCCATCTGTAAATTTCATTTTAATTTTTGTAATGTCATTAATTATGGAGTTAAACTAAATATATTTATGCAGAGAATTAAAACTTTATCTTACAAAACAAAATGGCTATTTGTGtcattttatttgtttaatcTTTAATTTAAAAAACATTTGATAACATGTTATTTTGTGCCATTTCACAGGTAACAGGTTACAGATAGTGGCGATGAACTAATCACAAGAAACAGTAAAATGTAATAGTCAGAAATATCACTTCTGATGGCAAATAAGCTGAAGACAACCATCACATCAAATATTTAGATTCAAATTTAACCGTATACTTAAAAAAATCCTCAATA contains:
- the foxi3b gene encoding forkhead box protein I3-B; its protein translation is MSSFESQGQSPPRCGPQFPNVGQEPPELSMYGDCYYPPPSLPSPQRTTPTSYDLSDYTTSSPNPYLWFNSSGINTSSYLSSPGPPGNPGPPFVPQHYGMQRPYLGPAGPGGPGGELSWFSLPSQEDLMKLVRPPYSYSALIAMAIHGAPDKRLTLSQIYQYVADNFPFYNKSKAGWQNSIRHNLSLNDCFKKVPRDEDDPGKGNYWTLDPNCEKMFDNGNFRRKRKRKSDSLAGGDGSSGAPESGDSERGSPKHPALNMSPTADRIPSPSLSGSTPCLSSFLSEMSTVSTGGSNEVGGDGLSRPLQINLPLDGPHRSTQPGSFSNYSPNSGVPEWVPQMLTPPAHSSSPTHSSLSYSSPIVSQYSGSSGHFYPALGSTGIIYHREGTEV